From a region of the Luteibaculum oceani genome:
- the dnaG gene encoding DNA primase has product MIPKETIQQIIDSASIEEVIGEFVALKKSGSNFKGLSPFTDEKTPSFFVSPSKQIFKCFSTGKGGNVVSFLMEHEKWTYPEALKWLAGKYNILIEEKEQSPEQIQARSERESIAALNRFAADYFEDCLHQTEEGKNIGLSYFYEREFTDATIKEFNLGYNPEKDGITQEALKNQFNQKYLLAAGLSKEGRSGLYDFLRGRVIFPIHNLSGQVLGFGARTLKADKKIPKYLNSPENELYNKSKVLYGLYQAKNTITKEDNCFLVEGYTDVISLHQAGIKNVVASSGTSLTKDQVKLIRRYTKNVTILFDGDSAGIKASFRGIDLFLQEDLAVKACLFPDGEDPDSFAKKHAREEVLDFIQDNAKDFVSFKASILTEGQELNDPIKKVAVLREMAETISQISDPLARNVYGKNCAGLLDIDEAVLLKEVNKYLRGKARENLKQGFDSDQIEGEITARIAGTEIPTEKQNLKKGLSADIQEREILRLLLQYGDKQFLYREKDGAGEIIEAEVGVRDFILETLDADEITFQSEKHQKLLAFIRENENFSEAIKWVEDSEITSLYADIITPAYELSPNWEKKHFIFTNKEEANLNLAITKTLYTYQLLRVEMEIRDIQEALKTTRSEDEMMELLRNQKEYDRAKSQLSARLSRVIIR; this is encoded by the coding sequence TTGATCCCAAAGGAAACCATTCAGCAAATAATTGACTCCGCCTCCATTGAGGAGGTGATTGGAGAATTTGTTGCCTTAAAGAAATCGGGATCAAATTTTAAAGGACTAAGCCCATTTACTGACGAAAAAACTCCATCGTTTTTCGTTTCACCATCCAAACAAATATTTAAGTGCTTTTCTACCGGAAAGGGAGGCAATGTGGTCTCCTTTTTAATGGAGCACGAAAAGTGGACTTATCCTGAAGCCCTAAAATGGCTGGCCGGCAAGTACAACATTCTCATTGAGGAAAAGGAACAAAGTCCTGAACAAATTCAAGCAAGGTCTGAAAGAGAATCCATAGCCGCATTAAACCGTTTTGCCGCTGATTATTTTGAGGATTGTTTGCACCAAACAGAGGAGGGAAAAAACATTGGACTCTCTTACTTCTATGAAAGAGAGTTTACCGATGCCACAATCAAAGAATTTAATCTGGGGTACAATCCAGAAAAAGATGGGATTACCCAAGAAGCCCTAAAAAATCAATTCAATCAAAAGTATTTGCTGGCTGCTGGATTGAGTAAAGAAGGTAGATCAGGACTTTACGATTTTTTACGCGGACGGGTTATCTTCCCTATCCATAATTTATCTGGCCAAGTATTAGGTTTTGGTGCCCGCACCTTAAAAGCGGATAAAAAAATTCCAAAATACCTCAACAGTCCAGAGAATGAACTGTACAACAAGAGCAAAGTGTTGTACGGCTTGTATCAAGCGAAAAACACCATAACCAAAGAGGATAACTGCTTTTTGGTAGAAGGTTATACCGACGTTATTTCCCTACACCAAGCTGGAATTAAAAATGTAGTAGCCTCCTCGGGTACATCACTAACCAAAGATCAGGTTAAACTTATCCGTCGTTACACGAAAAATGTTACCATTTTATTCGATGGCGATTCAGCGGGGATAAAAGCATCTTTCAGAGGGATTGACCTTTTCCTCCAGGAAGATTTGGCTGTAAAGGCCTGTCTATTTCCTGACGGTGAAGACCCAGATTCCTTCGCTAAAAAACACGCCAGAGAAGAGGTTTTAGATTTCATCCAGGATAACGCCAAAGACTTTGTATCATTTAAGGCTAGTATTTTAACAGAAGGTCAGGAGTTAAACGACCCCATTAAAAAGGTAGCTGTTTTGCGGGAAATGGCTGAAACCATAAGCCAAATTAGCGACCCCTTAGCAAGAAATGTTTACGGTAAGAATTGTGCCGGCTTGCTCGATATTGATGAAGCCGTTTTACTTAAAGAGGTTAACAAATACCTCCGCGGTAAGGCCAGAGAAAACCTTAAACAAGGCTTCGATAGCGACCAAATAGAAGGTGAAATTACCGCTCGAATTGCAGGAACCGAAATTCCCACCGAGAAGCAAAACCTAAAAAAAGGACTCAGCGCTGATATTCAGGAAAGAGAAATACTTCGGTTACTATTGCAATATGGCGATAAACAATTCCTTTATCGAGAGAAAGATGGTGCTGGCGAAATAATTGAAGCTGAAGTTGGTGTTAGAGACTTTATTCTTGAAACTTTAGACGCCGATGAAATAACTTTTCAAAGCGAAAAACACCAAAAACTACTAGCCTTTATTCGAGAAAATGAAAATTTCTCTGAGGCCATTAAGTGGGTTGAAGATTCAGAAATTACTTCCCTTTACGCAGACATCATAACTCCAGCCTATGAACTAAGTCCTAATTGGGAGAAAAAGCATTTTATTTTCACCAATAAAGAAGAAGCAAACTTAAACTTAGCCATTACTAAAACCCTTTACACCTATCAATTGCTAAGGGTTGAAATGGAAATACGAGACATTCAGGAGGCACTAAAAACCACGCGTTCGGAAGACGAAATGATGGAACTTTTACGCAATCAAAAAGAATATGATCGCGCTAAAAGTCAGTTATCAGCTCGACTATCCAGAGTTATAATCCGTTAG
- a CDS encoding DUF3050 domain-containing protein, translating to MRTEEIQDAVAPLRQDLINHSLYNQLDSIENVNTFMEQHIFAVWDFMSLVKWLQNKITSTDIPWNPTRGNGKIKRFINEIVTAEESDYFHDGRVMSHYEMYIEAMKESGANSADAQTFFRAVNGKKDVVSYLRQTILPGKVGPFLESTFDLLQNGKAHEVAAAFTFGREDLIPDMFLSILKDMNKDGRLNSLIYYMERHVEIDGDEHGPMALEMVADLCGKNERKWEEAKIAAREALQSRIRLWNGIEETLAMKGQGVKILV from the coding sequence ATGAGAACAGAAGAAATTCAAGACGCAGTAGCCCCTCTTCGACAAGATTTAATCAATCATTCCCTTTACAACCAGTTAGACAGCATTGAGAATGTGAACACCTTTATGGAGCAGCATATCTTTGCCGTTTGGGACTTTATGAGCCTTGTTAAGTGGCTTCAGAATAAAATAACATCAACCGATATTCCATGGAACCCAACCCGAGGAAATGGAAAGATAAAGCGTTTTATAAATGAAATAGTAACTGCCGAAGAGTCTGATTACTTCCACGATGGAAGGGTAATGAGCCATTACGAAATGTACATTGAAGCTATGAAGGAAAGCGGAGCAAATAGCGCCGATGCTCAGACTTTCTTTAGAGCTGTTAATGGAAAAAAGGATGTTGTTTCATACTTAAGGCAAACTATTCTTCCGGGAAAAGTGGGGCCATTTTTAGAAAGCACGTTCGATTTGCTTCAAAACGGAAAAGCTCATGAGGTAGCTGCAGCCTTTACTTTTGGGCGTGAAGACTTAATCCCCGACATGTTCCTAAGCATTCTTAAAGACATGAATAAGGATGGAAGACTCAATTCCTTAATCTATTACATGGAAAGACATGTGGAAATTGATGGGGATGAGCATGGTCCTATGGCACTAGAAATGGTTGCTGACCTTTGTGGTAAAAATGAGCGTAAATGGGAAGAAGCTAAAATTGCTGCACGCGAAGCTCTACAATCACGAATTAGACTTTGGAACGGAATTGAAGAAACCTTGGCAATGAAAGGTCAGGGGGTTAAAATTCTGGTTTAA
- the recJ gene encoding single-stranded-DNA-specific exonuclease RecJ, which translates to MDKRWTPTPLPAEDQSSGLSQKLNVSKVISDLLLQRGINDFESAKSFFRPNIGQLYSPFLMKGMDAAVRCLGMALEQQKKIMVYGDYDVDGTSAVALVYGFLKKYHNNIEFYIPDRYGEGYGVSHQGMSYAIDQGVDLLITLDCGIKAVETLKIATDAGIDVIICDHHFPGNELPIATAILNPKQKDCAYPFKELCGCGVGFKLLQGLVEKYNLEEEVLWAQLDLVAIATAADIVPIVDENRTLTALGLSVINSDPRPGIQALFEAAGNKKEIGVGDLVFTVAPRINAAGRIEHGKEAVKLLSRDEMDEATNLAKNLHVLNMERRQLDQEMAAEALEQILARGLGEKNTTVVYDPSWHKGVVGIVASRLTETYYRPTVVLCKSDDKITGSVRSVKGFDVHDALCECSDYLEQFGGHKYAAGLTMKADRLDAFSQKFEEVVSRKIPKELLIPEIEYDHELHLSQITGKFYNVLKQMAPFGPGNLAPLFLFKEVFVQGRSRILGGKHLKFNVTQSGTESIHFPCIAFGMAEKLQFIENQKPFQMLASIEENHWNGRVELQLVVKDIKPEF; encoded by the coding sequence ATGGACAAACGATGGACCCCAACTCCCCTACCAGCTGAGGATCAATCTTCCGGATTAAGTCAAAAGCTAAATGTTTCAAAAGTAATTTCAGACCTGTTGTTGCAACGGGGAATAAACGATTTCGAATCTGCTAAATCCTTTTTTCGACCAAACATAGGACAGCTGTACAGCCCTTTTTTAATGAAAGGGATGGATGCTGCGGTTCGGTGTCTAGGTATGGCATTAGAGCAGCAAAAGAAAATAATGGTTTATGGAGATTACGATGTTGATGGCACCTCGGCGGTTGCGTTGGTCTATGGATTTTTAAAGAAGTACCACAACAACATTGAGTTTTATATTCCCGATCGCTACGGAGAAGGATACGGGGTGTCTCACCAAGGGATGTCATATGCTATCGACCAAGGTGTAGATTTGTTGATTACTCTGGATTGTGGTATCAAAGCAGTTGAAACTCTAAAAATTGCTACAGATGCTGGCATAGATGTTATCATTTGTGATCACCATTTTCCCGGAAACGAATTGCCAATCGCTACGGCTATCTTAAATCCAAAACAAAAGGATTGTGCATATCCATTTAAGGAATTATGTGGTTGTGGTGTTGGTTTTAAGTTGTTGCAGGGGCTGGTGGAAAAGTACAATTTAGAGGAAGAGGTTCTCTGGGCTCAATTAGATTTAGTGGCCATAGCAACAGCGGCTGATATAGTCCCAATTGTAGATGAAAATAGAACCCTTACTGCGTTGGGTTTGTCCGTTATAAATAGTGATCCTAGACCTGGAATTCAGGCTTTGTTTGAGGCTGCTGGCAACAAAAAAGAAATTGGAGTAGGGGACCTGGTGTTTACCGTTGCTCCTCGAATTAATGCTGCGGGAAGGATAGAACATGGAAAAGAGGCGGTAAAATTATTGTCTCGCGATGAAATGGACGAGGCAACAAACTTGGCTAAAAATCTACATGTGCTCAATATGGAGCGCAGGCAACTAGATCAAGAAATGGCAGCCGAAGCCTTGGAGCAAATTTTGGCTAGGGGGTTGGGAGAAAAAAATACGACGGTAGTGTACGATCCCAGCTGGCATAAAGGAGTGGTTGGAATAGTTGCCTCTCGGCTTACCGAAACATATTACCGTCCCACTGTTGTGCTTTGTAAATCAGATGATAAAATTACTGGAAGCGTTAGATCCGTTAAAGGTTTTGATGTGCATGATGCCCTTTGTGAATGCAGTGATTACCTAGAGCAATTTGGTGGACATAAATATGCTGCTGGCCTAACTATGAAAGCGGATAGGCTGGATGCCTTTTCCCAGAAATTTGAAGAGGTAGTTAGCCGAAAAATCCCAAAAGAACTACTCATCCCAGAAATTGAATATGACCATGAATTACACTTAAGCCAGATTACGGGCAAGTTTTACAACGTGCTTAAACAAATGGCGCCCTTCGGTCCAGGTAACTTGGCCCCTTTATTTTTATTTAAGGAGGTGTTTGTTCAGGGTAGATCGAGAATATTGGGAGGAAAACATCTAAAATTTAACGTTACCCAAAGTGGCACAGAGTCCATACATTTTCCGTGTATAGCCTTTGGTATGGCTGAAAAACTTCAGTTTATAGAAAATCAAAAGCCATTCCAAATGCTGGCCTCTATTGAAGAGAACCATTGGAATGGCCGAGTTGAATTACAATTGGTTGTAAAGGATATTAAACCAGAATTTTAA